The Acinetobacter calcoaceticus sequence TTATCCGGAAGAAGCCAAATTGCAACAGTTGAAAGGCGAAGTTCGTTTAATGGTTATTTTAAATGCTCAAGGTGGAATTCGTGCAATCCGGTTACTTGAGAGTTCGGGGTATTCGGTATTAGATGAAGCTGCAAAGTCTTCAGTACGTCGCGGCGCACCATTTGGACATTTTGATACCACTATGAAAGATATTTCTGAATTACGTATTGTGCGTACTTGGCGTTTTGATCCGGCTCAAGCAGAATTTGAAGTGCATTAATAAAAAATGTGGATAAGTTTTAGCTTATCCACATTGATTTGAGTTAATTAGACAAAACCTCACCTGAAGGCAGACGATGTTTTTCATCTAATCAATAATGATTAGATCTGTTCTTGGTAGGGATTGTCTATATTTAGCTTTGCTAGAATTTCAACTTCAAGCCCTTCCATTTCTTCAGCTTCTTCGTCACTCGTTTCGTGGTCATAACCGAGTAAATGCAAAACACCATGTACTAATAAATGTGCAAAGTGTTCTTGAGCTGTTTTCTTTTGTTCAATTGCTTCTTGCAATACAACTGGAATACAAATGACTAAGTCACCCAGAGGAAAGGCATCAAGCATTGGTAAAACTTCTTCGGGAATATCACTTGGAAAAGATAAAACATTGGTTGGTTTATCTTTCTCTCGATATTGCAGATTAAGTTGTTGGCTTTCTGCTAAATCGACACAAGCAACGCCAATTTCGCAATCTTCTTTATAACCAACGTGGCGTAAGGTTGTCTCAATAATTTTTTTGAGTTGAGCCCGTTTGAGCTCTAACTCAGGTAATTGAAGGTCTTGCTGTAAACTTAAACTGATTTTCAAAATGAATCCTTAGGGTCTGTTGAACATTCACAGATGATTGTGACATCGAGTGTTTTTTAGATGATACTAGGCGTGGACTATGAAATTTAGTTATTCTAAATGAATAGTTCACAACGATGTAGCAGCAAGAAACACTCTTGTCCCGAAGGGTTGTGGCTAAAATTATCTCAGACTACGTTATGAAACTTGGAAAGGGGCTCGCCATTCCCTACATTTCATGCCTTGCCTGCTCAATTTTAGCCGACAACGCAATCCAATTTTGAATATTCAACAAACCCTAGGCATCCTGATGTTGCAAGTCTGCTGCTGTATCGTTCTCAGCGACTAATGCTTCCTGACGGGCTTTACGTTCAGCACGTGCTTCGGCATTAAGACGATGTTGTTCACCATCCCAACCTTCATAAGCCTCAACGATTTTTTGAACCAGTTGATGGCGTACAACATCGCGGGAATGGAAACGGGTAATATGAATTTCGGTAATATTTTCGAGTACGCGAAGAGCGTGTGCCAAACCAGATTGTTGACCTTTAGGTAAATCGACTTGAGTAATGTCACCTGTAATGACTGCACGAGAGCCAAAACCTAAACGGGTCAAGAACATTTTCATTTGTTCAGGTGTTGTGTTTTGAGCTTCATCCAAAATGACAAATGAATGGTTAAGTGTACGACCACGCATATATGCAAGAGGCGCAACTTCAATTACTTGACGCTCGATTAACTTGGCAACTTTTTCAAAGCCAAGCATTTCGTAAAGGGCATCGTAAAGAGGGCGTAAGTATGGGTCAATTTTCTGGGTTAAATCACCAGGTAAGAAACCCAGCTTTTCTCCAGCTTCTACAGCAGGACGTACAAGTAAAATCCGCTGGATTTCGTTACGTTCTAGCATATCTACGGCGGCGGCAACTGCTAAATAGGTTTTACCTGTACCAGCAGGGCCTACACCAAAAGAAATATCGCTTTGTAAAATACGTTGTACATAACGTTTTTGATTGGCACCACGTGGATTAATGCGGCCTTTTCGGGTCTGGAAATAGACATCGAGCGGCGCATCATGCTCATCCATTTCATCACCAACTAACTCAAAATTGCGTTCAGTTTGTGAAGACTGAATGAGGAGGTGTAATAGATCGGCACTGATTTGCTGGGATACTTCGGACTCTTCGTAGAGTCGTTGCAATAAAGCTTCGGCTCTCCCAACAGCATCTATTTCACCATCTATGTGAAAAACATCTCCACGATGAGTAATTTTGACATCTAAACGCTGTTCAATTTGCTTCAGGTGCCCATTATAGGCACCTAGAATGCTCTTTAAACGTTCCATTGAAATTTCAGGAAATGTTACGGTACGTCGAATCGCTGCAGTCAAGAGAAAACCTTTCAGTAGACTTTAGAATACCTCTACATTACGCCACGTCAGGTTCAAGATTCAAGAGTTCACCGTAAACAAAATTTAAAGTTTTAATTTCAGTAATCTCGATCTCTGCAAAACGGCCAACCCAAGTTGCATCACCTACAAAAGTGACTAGACGTGTATTGTCAGCAGTACCAATTAAAATATTAGGGTCTTGATCAGATACTTTTTCAATAAGTACACGTTCAATTTTACCTAACATGGCATCTGTTTTTTCAATACTAGACTGTTTAATTACTTTTTGAACTAGAGCTAAACGTTCTTTTTTAACTTGCTCAGGTGTGGTGTCTGGCAAGTCTGATGCTGGTGTGCCTGGGCGTTTTGAATAAACGAAACTATACGAGTGATCAAAGTCTAAATCTTTGATAAATTGCAATGTTTCTGCGAAATTTTCATCGGTTTCACCTGGGAAGCCAATAATAAAGTCACTTGATAAATGCATATCTGGACGAATTTTGCGTAGCTTCGCAATTTTATCAATATAGACATCAATCGTGTGATTTCGCTTCATTGCCTTTAAAACATCATTCGAACCACTTTGTACCGGCAAGTGTAAATGTGACACCATTTGAGGTAAATCTTCATAACACTGAATAAGCTCATCAGAGAACTCAAGTGGGTGCGATGTTGTATAGCGTAAGCGTCCAATACCCGGAATTTCTGCAACGAGTCGTAACAATTCAGGGAATGTACAGATGCCACCTTCAAAGGTTTCACCGCGGTAACCATTTACATTTTGACCAAGAAGTGAAATTTCACGGACACCTTTTTCAGCAAGCCCTGCAATTTCTGCAAGTACATCATCTAAAGGTCGAGAAACTTCTTCACCGCGTGTATATGGAACTACACAGAAAGAACAGTATTTAGAACAGCCTTCCATAATAGAAACAAATGCTTTAAAGCCTTCTACACGTGGTTCTGGCAAAAAGTCGAACTTTTCAATGTCTGGGAAAGAAATATCAATCAGTTTGATTTTATCTTTTTTGGGTTTTTCTACTTGAGCATTATGTTGATCAAGCATTTGCGGTAAACGGTGTAATGTTTGAGGGCCAAAAATCATGTCGACATAAGGCGCACGTTTTTGAATATTGTCACCTTCTTGAGAGGCAACACATCCACCGACACCAATCACAAGATCAGGATTTTTGTCTTTTAGTTTGCGCCAGCGCCCTAATTCACTAAATACTTTTTCCTGTGCTTTTTCACGAATAGAGCACGTATTCATGAGCAGGATGTCTGCTTCAGTAGGGTTGCTCGTTAAAATGTAACCGTGAGAGTCCCCTAAAAGGTCTGCCATACGGTGACTGTCATACTCATTCATCTGACACCCTTGAGTTTCAATATAAAGTTTTTTTATTGAAACATCAGAGGTGTGCGTTGGCTGGGTAACAGTGTTTTCTGAGGCAGCTTTGGCACCATTGGGAATGAAGGTTTGAACCGTCATGCAGGCTCCTAACAGATCGATCTAAAAAAGAATAAATTTGCCCAAAATGGGTCAAACCATTCATTATAGCAGTATTTGAACCGAACCGATAACAGTAAACCTTCAGAACAGGACACGGTTTTTTTGAAGTAAATTACGTAAATTTTAATGATGTTGAATCAGAGAGTTACATAACACAACAAAAGAAAGCATGAAGACTAATTAAACTATGCTCTGAAGGTGAATAGTCAGGGTTTAACACATTTATGAGACCAAGTAGAAAGAGCTCATCCATCCATAGTCATGTAATGAAAAATAAATATATGCATCGTAGCTGGTTAGGAGCTATGTGTTTACTTGGTTGTTCATTTACCTATGCTGCCGAAGAGCAGTTTAATGATGCATTGAACGCTGCAAATAGTGGCAATACCGCACTATTAGACCAATATCAGCTTGCCATGCAAAATGATGTATTAGGGTACTATCCGGAATATTGGAAACTTAATACCAATCTTGGCTTTCAACCTTCAGCTTCGATTGTAAGTTTTGCTCAACGTTACCCTCAATCAGCAATGGCTGAGAAATTAGCAGCCGATTATGTTGAAGAAAAAGTTAAACAAGCTGACTTCGCATCTGCACAACCTTTACTATCTTATGTAACTAACCCAGATCAGGCCGAAAATTGCGCATTGGCACAGGTGAGAGCGAAAACGGGTGATGCATTAGTTTTTGCTGAATATAAAGATGTGTGGCTTGCAACCGAGTCACAACCAGAATCTTGTATCGGATTAGGACGCATGATGTTGTCTAGTCCGTTAATGAGTGCACAAGATAAACAACAGCGTCTTTGGGTGCAATTACGTTCTGGCTTAACAGGACAAGCTTTGGCAACTGCACAGACTTTGGGTATGAATTTGTCTTTGGCTCAGCTCAATCAAATTCAGGCTAATCCACTCAATTATTTGTGGACTGCGCCTAAAACAAATGATACAGACTATGCTTATTTGATTTTTGCATTAGGTCGTTTGGCTAATAATGACTTAAGCAACGCTTTTGCGAATGTCCAACGTGTCGCTCAAGGTACACCAGAGAATATACAAAAGTATTTATATCGAACCGTGGCTTATATTGGTGGCACCACGGTCATGAAAAATAATTTCAATCGTGAAGTTCTTCAATATTTTGATGCAAGTTATGGTTATCCTCTAAGTCCGGAAGAAGCTGAAATTTATGCGCGTCAGGCAATTCGATTTGGTGCGTGGGAAAGTTTAATCCGTGCCATTGATAGTATGACCGTGACACAAAAACAAGAAGACCGCTGGCAATATTGGCTTGCTCGTGCAACAGAGCAGCGCGGTGATAGTAGTTCGAAAAATACTGCGCAACGTATTTATAAAAAATTGGCTGAAAGTGGTGATGACTATCACAACCTTTTAGCAAAAGATCGTTTGGGCGAACGTTATAATCATCAACCTTACGATGATCAGCCCACTTCAAGCGATTTAAGACGTTTAGACCAGAATGTTCACTTTAATCGTGCTTTTACTTTAAGACGTATTAATGCAAATCCAACCTATACCAACCGAGAATGGAACTGGGCAGTTCGACAAGCTTATCTTCAACATGATGATGGTGTGTTGTTAGCTGCAGCAAAGCGTGCTCATGACATGGGGTGGTATGATCGTGCAATTTATGCAGCAGATCGTACAACAAATAAACATAATGATACGTATCGCTATGTGACGCCTCATAAGACTAATGTTGTAAGTCATAGTTACAATGCAGGAATTGATCCAGCGTGGGCGTATGGTTTAATGCGACAAGAAAGCCGATTTGTTACCTCCGCGCGTTCTCATGTTGGAGCGGGTGGGCTTATGCAAATTATGCCTGATACGGCGAAGTTGATTGCACGTCAAATGGGCGAAACCTATAATCCAGCGGCATTAAATGAAATGAATACCAATATTCGATATGGTACATTTTATTTGTCGATGATTCAGGGACAATTAAGCAATAATCCAGTTTTGGCAACGGCAGGTTATAATGCTGGGCCTAATCGGGCAAGACGTTGGCAACCGGACTATCAATCAATTTCGGCTGACCAATATACAGAAACAATTCCATTGTTAGAAACCAGAGACTATGTCAAGCATGTTATGACGAATGCAACACATTATGGTGTGATATTGGGTCAAGGGGCTCAATCGTTATCACAACGTATGAAAGTCATTCCAATGCGTACATCTCCTTAAGTTTAGGTAGTTGATGATGGATCTTCTTTTAATTGGCATATTCAAGTTTTAATTAAATGAAATATAGATATTTGGAACTTCGTTCAATTTTGCAACTTGCATGGTGGCTTATCTGTGCAGGGGTAGGATTGATGAGTTCCGTTTTGCATGCTGAACCTGTTAATTTACAGGGATATGTTATGCATGTACAAATGACACCTGCCGCATGTGCGTTAGATCCCTCTAAACAAAAACAACGTAAATGTCTTGAAGGATATTCATTGACAATTACAGGCCTGATGCCAGAAACAAATCAAACTGATTGTTCAACAGAAAGTTCGGCCTCTCTTTCTCCATTGCAAGCCAAAGTCGTAGCTCGGGTTATGCCTGACAATAATGCGCGTGTACAGCTTTGGAAAAGTGTAGGGGGGTGCGTTCCTATGAATGCCAGTCAATATTTCCGGACAGTCATTAACTTTGCTGAACGTTTAAAAATTCCAGCTAGCCTTACAAGTTCAACGAATGTTGAAATACAACAGTCAGCCTTAAAACAGCAATTTACTCGTCTTAATCCGAGCCTGCCGCAAAATGGCATTCGTTTGACTTGTCAGTTGTCGCGTTCAGATGTTGTTTTAACGGAAGTGAAGGTGTGTTACACAGTAAAAGGCCAATATAAACAATGTGCAAATCATGTGGTATCGAATTGCCCAGGTGAAATCACGATTAAAGGTAGTTACTAAAGATAGCGATCATTTCGTAAAAAAATGCTGACCATGCATTGAATCTTTTTGTAAATATTAATTTGTATTTTCTATCAGACTTTTGGTGAAAATGAGTCGCTTTTACATGCATCTGCCACATCTTTAGAGTACAATCTTTGCCGTTTATGATGATTTGGTTAGATGGAATTCCTATTTAGCCCGATTAAGGACACTCATTGGAGACAATTACATGAAGCAACCCGTTCGTGTTGCCGTGACTGGCGCTGCAGGTCAAATTGGTTACAGCTTATTATTCCGTATCGCAAGCGGTGAAATGCTAGGTAAAGATCAACCTGTTATTTTACAATTGCTTGAAGTTCCAGTTGAAAAAGCACAACAAGCGCTTAAAGGCGTAATGATGGAACTTGATGACTGTGCTTTCCCTTTATTGGCTGGCATGATCGGGACTGATGATCCGAAAGTTGCATTTAAAGATGCTGACTACGCTTTATTGGTAGGTTCTCGTCCACGTGGTCCTGGTATGGAACGTGCTGACTTGTTAAAAGTTAACGGTGAAATTTTCATCGGTCAAGGTCAAGCATTAAACGAAGTTGCTAGTCGTGATGTTAAAGTATTAGTTGTAGGTAACCCTGCAAATACAAATGCTTACATCGCTATGAACTCTGCTCCAGATCTTCCAGCGAAAAACTTCACAGCAATGTTGCGTCTTGATCACAACCGTGCGTTGACTCAAGTTGCTCAAAAAGCTGGTGTTGCAGTTGCTGATATCGAACACTTAACAGTTTGGGGCAACCACTCTCCAACAATGTATGCTGACTACCGTTTTGCAACTGTAAATGGCGAAAGCTTAAAAGACAAAATCAACGATGCGGCATGGAACAAAGATGTGTTCCTTCCAACTGTTGGTAAACGTGGTGCTGCGATTATCGAAGCACGTGGTTTGTCTTCTGCTGCTTCTGCTGCTAACGCTGCAATTGACCATATGCGCGACTGGGCACTTGGTACAAACGGCAAATGGGTAACTATGGGTATTCCATCTGATGGTTCTTATGGTATTCCAGAAGGCGTTATGTTCGGTTTCCCTGTAACAACTGAGAATGGTGAATACAAAATCGTTCAAGGTTTAGAAATTGATGAATTCAGCCGCGAACGTATTAACTTTACGTTAAATGAGCTTGAAGAAGAACGTGCAGCGATTGCTGACATGTTGAAATAATTTATCTTTTTGATAAGTTAAAAAAAGCACTCTTTTTAGGGTGCTTTTTTATATTCAATCATTTGACCTGAAACACAAAAAGCAACAAGAAGATATAGACACTATCATGCAAGTAAAAACGTTTTATTGTTAGATTAGTTAATAGATGATTTAAAAGAAGTTATAGGAGAATAACAATGTTTGAACAGCAACCTACTTTAGAGCTTTTATTTGATCAGCTGGGTTTAGATTCAGATGAGGCCAGTATCGAAAACTTTATCAAAACACACCAATTGCCAGCCGAACAGAAATTACATGAAGCCTCTTTTTGGTCAAAAGGCCAAAGTGATTTCTTAAAGAGTCATTGGGAAAAAGATGATGAGTGGATTGTAGTTATTGATGAGCTTAATGAACAACTACATGAAGACAGTGTGAAAAAATAAGCACATAAAAAAGGCCTGTTTTACACTCAATGTATAAAACAGGCCTAATTACATTAAGTATTTAATGTGTCTTTATTTTTAATTGATCTTTATACCATGGCTCATGACGTATAAGGTCAAATGCAGGTTGACCATGAAGCAATTCAAGATCACATGCACTCGTTGATAAATATTTAGTTAACCAATGTCGTGTTAATGCTGACTCTTGTCGAGCAGCTGACGCATAAGCCAAGAAGAAATATATATCTGCATGTTCATAGTGGGCTAATGGCTTCAAAATTTGTTGAGTAATTAGAGCAAAACGTTTTTCTTTATTTAATTCAAAATAAAGCATATACGCCTTAGCTAAATGTAAAGATAAATTAAGGTATAAGCTCAATGGCATTTCTTCATATTCCATACGAGCTTGTTCAAGCAAAACAATCGCTTCTTGTAAAAAATGAAGTTGTTCTGAACGAACATGACTTAATATTACAAGTTGCAAGCGTAAATCGGCACGCTCCAAAGCAAGTTCAGGCGTATTTTCAGTCAAATAAAGTTGATCTGTTTCACCAATTCTGTTCACAATCGTTTTACTTTCAATAGACATACGCCGTAGTCCTTCTTGTTCAATAGCATTTATATCGGGTTTATTTACTAAATTTAAAGAGTAGCCTTTACACCCAAATTGAATTTCCGCTACGAAGCCAAGCTGTGATGGAGAGCCTTTGTTGTTTAGAGGGTAATACTTCATGCAATAAATTACTTTGAAATATCACAAGTCGATTGGATTCCGGGGTAACGATATGCCATTTCTCATTTTTATCTTGCAGTCGTAATTGACCGCCCCAATTTTCTTGCCATTCTGGATGTAAATAATAAACGGTTGAGATAATACGATCATTTTTTTGTTGAGGATTGTCTCGGTGTAAAGCATAAAACTCACCCAAGTTATAATGGGCAAAATGAGCTTCAACCTCTTTGATTCCTAAATAAAATGCTTGATTTAGATTTTGTGAAAAAGAAGTTAAGGTTTCAATATGCTGTTGAGCAATAGGAAATTGTTCATTAATCCAGAGAATATGATCGCTACGAATATTGCTCACCACGCCATTTTGAATACCAGCTTCTCTAAATTCCTCAAGATGATGGCTGCACTCTTTGGCAACTTGAGCACGATATTGATTCGAATAAGCTTGATTAATAATAGCAAAACCTTGCGTATTTAAATCATCTAGAATTTGATCCAGATCCCATGAGTCCGGAAGCAGGTGAGAGAACATATAACCTCGAGTAGATCGTAAAAATATCAAGCAGCCTTATTTTAGATGATCACAACCTTACGAAAGAATATTTTTTTCATGTTAAACTATTTGTTGAATTGAGGAATTAAAGTCAACATGAATTACCGTCACCATTTCCATGCGGGCAACTTTGCAGATGTTATGAAGCATGTGCTTTTGCTACAGCTTCTCAACCGCTTAAATGCTAAAGATAAACCTTATCGTTATATCGATACGCATGGAGGTGCAGGAAAATATAACTTATCTCTGGCACCTTCACAAAAGTCTGGAGAGTTTCTTACAGGCATTCATCGACTAGTTCAGATATCTGACATGGAAAAGCGTCAGGCACCTGAAGCAATCCAGCAATATTTGAAGTTAGTAGAAGAACTACGCTCTCAAGAAGGTAAAGGAAGTTATCCAGGATCACCATGGTTTGCTTTGCAAGGTATGCGTGAGATTGATAAAGCGACCGTTTTTGAAATGCAACGTGATGTTTTTGAGCAATTGCGACATAACATTTATGATAAACGTGCAGGTTTACATGAGCGTGATGCATACGAAGGTTTACTCGGCGTTATTCCACCGAAAGAAAAACGTGGTTTGGTCATGATTGACCCGCCTTACGAATTAGAGCGTAAAGACTTTCCGCAATTAGTTGAAC is a genomic window containing:
- a CDS encoding 23S rRNA (adenine(2030)-N(6))-methyltransferase RlmJ, with amino-acid sequence MNYRHHFHAGNFADVMKHVLLLQLLNRLNAKDKPYRYIDTHGGAGKYNLSLAPSQKSGEFLTGIHRLVQISDMEKRQAPEAIQQYLKLVEELRSQEGKGSYPGSPWFALQGMREIDKATVFEMQRDVFEQLRHNIYDKRAGLHERDAYEGLLGVIPPKEKRGLVMIDPPYELERKDFPQLVELLQQAYKKWPTGVFAVWYPIKDRPMIERFEKKMYKTGIRRQLICEICVWPDDTPVGLNGCGLLVINPPWQFSEQADQALQWLFPHLRMQDIGGHAAVRWLVGE
- a CDS encoding 2OG-Fe(II) oxygenase, whose protein sequence is MFSHLLPDSWDLDQILDDLNTQGFAIINQAYSNQYRAQVAKECSHHLEEFREAGIQNGVVSNIRSDHILWINEQFPIAQQHIETLTSFSQNLNQAFYLGIKEVEAHFAHYNLGEFYALHRDNPQQKNDRIISTVYYLHPEWQENWGGQLRLQDKNEKWHIVTPESNRLVIFQSNLLHEVLPSKQQRLSITAWLRSGNSIWV
- a CDS encoding DUF2789 family protein, coding for MFEQQPTLELLFDQLGLDSDEASIENFIKTHQLPAEQKLHEASFWSKGQSDFLKSHWEKDDEWIVVIDELNEQLHEDSVKK
- the ybeY gene encoding rRNA maturation RNase YbeY yields the protein MKISLSLQQDLQLPELELKRAQLKKIIETTLRHVGYKEDCEIGVACVDLAESQQLNLQYREKDKPTNVLSFPSDIPEEVLPMLDAFPLGDLVICIPVVLQEAIEQKKTAQEHFAHLLVHGVLHLLGYDHETSDEEAEEMEGLEVEILAKLNIDNPYQEQI
- the miaB gene encoding tRNA (N6-isopentenyl adenosine(37)-C2)-methylthiotransferase MiaB, with translation MTVQTFIPNGAKAASENTVTQPTHTSDVSIKKLYIETQGCQMNEYDSHRMADLLGDSHGYILTSNPTEADILLMNTCSIREKAQEKVFSELGRWRKLKDKNPDLVIGVGGCVASQEGDNIQKRAPYVDMIFGPQTLHRLPQMLDQHNAQVEKPKKDKIKLIDISFPDIEKFDFLPEPRVEGFKAFVSIMEGCSKYCSFCVVPYTRGEEVSRPLDDVLAEIAGLAEKGVREISLLGQNVNGYRGETFEGGICTFPELLRLVAEIPGIGRLRYTTSHPLEFSDELIQCYEDLPQMVSHLHLPVQSGSNDVLKAMKRNHTIDVYIDKIAKLRKIRPDMHLSSDFIIGFPGETDENFAETLQFIKDLDFDHSYSFVYSKRPGTPASDLPDTTPEQVKKERLALVQKVIKQSSIEKTDAMLGKIERVLIEKVSDQDPNILIGTADNTRLVTFVGDATWVGRFAEIEITEIKTLNFVYGELLNLEPDVA
- a CDS encoding PhoH family protein; translation: MTAAIRRTVTFPEISMERLKSILGAYNGHLKQIEQRLDVKITHRGDVFHIDGEIDAVGRAEALLQRLYEESEVSQQISADLLHLLIQSSQTERNFELVGDEMDEHDAPLDVYFQTRKGRINPRGANQKRYVQRILQSDISFGVGPAGTGKTYLAVAAAVDMLERNEIQRILLVRPAVEAGEKLGFLPGDLTQKIDPYLRPLYDALYEMLGFEKVAKLIERQVIEVAPLAYMRGRTLNHSFVILDEAQNTTPEQMKMFLTRLGFGSRAVITGDITQVDLPKGQQSGLAHALRVLENITEIHITRFHSRDVVRHQLVQKIVEAYEGWDGEQHRLNAEARAERKARQEALVAENDTAADLQHQDA
- a CDS encoding ribonuclease T2 family protein → MKYRYLELRSILQLAWWLICAGVGLMSSVLHAEPVNLQGYVMHVQMTPAACALDPSKQKQRKCLEGYSLTITGLMPETNQTDCSTESSASLSPLQAKVVARVMPDNNARVQLWKSVGGCVPMNASQYFRTVINFAERLKIPASLTSSTNVEIQQSALKQQFTRLNPSLPQNGIRLTCQLSRSDVVLTEVKVCYTVKGQYKQCANHVVSNCPGEITIKGSY
- a CDS encoding lytic transglycosylase domain-containing protein, producing the protein MKNKYMHRSWLGAMCLLGCSFTYAAEEQFNDALNAANSGNTALLDQYQLAMQNDVLGYYPEYWKLNTNLGFQPSASIVSFAQRYPQSAMAEKLAADYVEEKVKQADFASAQPLLSYVTNPDQAENCALAQVRAKTGDALVFAEYKDVWLATESQPESCIGLGRMMLSSPLMSAQDKQQRLWVQLRSGLTGQALATAQTLGMNLSLAQLNQIQANPLNYLWTAPKTNDTDYAYLIFALGRLANNDLSNAFANVQRVAQGTPENIQKYLYRTVAYIGGTTVMKNNFNREVLQYFDASYGYPLSPEEAEIYARQAIRFGAWESLIRAIDSMTVTQKQEDRWQYWLARATEQRGDSSSKNTAQRIYKKLAESGDDYHNLLAKDRLGERYNHQPYDDQPTSSDLRRLDQNVHFNRAFTLRRINANPTYTNREWNWAVRQAYLQHDDGVLLAAAKRAHDMGWYDRAIYAADRTTNKHNDTYRYVTPHKTNVVSHSYNAGIDPAWAYGLMRQESRFVTSARSHVGAGGLMQIMPDTAKLIARQMGETYNPAALNEMNTNIRYGTFYLSMIQGQLSNNPVLATAGYNAGPNRARRWQPDYQSISADQYTETIPLLETRDYVKHVMTNATHYGVILGQGAQSLSQRMKVIPMRTSP
- a CDS encoding malate dehydrogenase; this translates as MKQPVRVAVTGAAGQIGYSLLFRIASGEMLGKDQPVILQLLEVPVEKAQQALKGVMMELDDCAFPLLAGMIGTDDPKVAFKDADYALLVGSRPRGPGMERADLLKVNGEIFIGQGQALNEVASRDVKVLVVGNPANTNAYIAMNSAPDLPAKNFTAMLRLDHNRALTQVAQKAGVAVADIEHLTVWGNHSPTMYADYRFATVNGESLKDKINDAAWNKDVFLPTVGKRGAAIIEARGLSSAASAANAAIDHMRDWALGTNGKWVTMGIPSDGSYGIPEGVMFGFPVTTENGEYKIVQGLEIDEFSRERINFTLNELEEERAAIADMLK